A DNA window from Flavisolibacter ginsenosidimutans contains the following coding sequences:
- the hemB gene encoding porphobilinogen synthase, translating to MFLQRRNRILRTTPAIRSMVAETILTPNDFIVPLFIDEGENIQTEIASMPNYYRRSLDGTVKEVKELWSLGVKSVLLFIKCKDELKDNTGKEAWNADGLMQRSIKAIKDAVPEMYVMTDVALDPYSSYGHDGIVKDGEIVNDETVDALVKMSVSHAQAGADMVAPSDMMDGRIGAIRQGLEEANFTKVGIMAYSAKYASCFYGPFRDALDSAPGFGDKKTYQMDYANRTEAVKEALMDVEEGADIVMVKPGLPYLDIVREVKNAVDVPVSVYNISGEYAMIKAAAKMGWINEDKAIIETLTSIKRAGADLIATYFAKDAVKLLNS from the coding sequence ATGTTTTTACAAAGACGAAACAGAATACTAAGAACCACACCGGCCATCCGCAGCATGGTAGCCGAAACGATACTTACGCCAAACGATTTTATCGTTCCGCTTTTTATAGACGAAGGCGAGAATATACAAACCGAGATTGCCTCCATGCCGAACTATTACCGAAGAAGTTTGGACGGAACGGTAAAAGAAGTGAAAGAATTGTGGAGCCTGGGCGTTAAAAGCGTTTTGCTTTTTATCAAATGCAAAGACGAATTAAAAGACAACACCGGCAAAGAGGCCTGGAACGCTGATGGTCTCATGCAACGCAGCATCAAGGCAATCAAAGATGCTGTGCCCGAAATGTACGTGATGACCGATGTGGCGCTTGATCCTTATTCATCTTACGGTCATGACGGCATTGTAAAGGACGGCGAAATTGTAAACGATGAAACTGTAGATGCTTTGGTAAAGATGAGCGTTTCTCACGCACAAGCGGGTGCCGACATGGTTGCGCCAAGCGACATGATGGACGGCCGCATCGGTGCGATTCGTCAAGGCCTGGAAGAAGCTAATTTCACGAAAGTTGGCATCATGGCTTATAGCGCTAAATACGCTTCTTGCTTTTACGGACCTTTTCGCGATGCGTTGGATTCTGCGCCTGGGTTCGGCGACAAGAAAACTTACCAGATGGATTATGCCAACCGCACCGAGGCTGTGAAAGAAGCGTTGATGGACGTGGAAGAAGGCGCCGACATTGTGATGGTGAAACCCGGCTTGCCTTACCTCGACATTGTTCGCGAAGTAAAGAACGCAGTTGATGTGCCCGTGAGCGTTTACAACATCAGCGGCGAATACGCCATGATTAAAGCAGCCGCTAAAATGGGTTGGATAAACGAAGACAAAGCCATCATCGAAACACTCACGTCTATCAAAAGAGCCGGAGCGGATCTGATTGCAACGTATTTTGCAAAAGACGCTGTTAAACTGTTGAATTCATAA
- the hemL gene encoding glutamate-1-semialdehyde 2,1-aminomutase translates to MNISKSEELFSRAQQSLPGGVNSPVRAFKSVGGNPIFLQKAKGAYLYDVDGNQYIDYINSWGPMIMGHAFEPVVEAIQKKAMDSTSFGAPTELEIETAELIKSMVPNVDLIRMVSSGTEACMSALRLARGYTGRNKFIKFEGCYHGHADSFLVKAGSGVATFNIQTVPGVTAGVSADTLTAPYNDLEAVKKLVAENKDEIAAIIIEPVAGNMGCILPQEGFLEGLRKLCDLEGIVFIFDEVMTGFRLAQGGAQERLKIDADLVTYGKVIGAGMPVGAFGGKFEIMKHIAPLGNVYQAGTLSGNPLAMIAGYTLLSHLKSNPFIYAELEQKGEYLKNGLQKVLEESGQPFVINHMGSMISVHFSDKPVVDFATAASANNTFFNKYFHGMLDRGIYLPPSAYESWFLSHALSKEDLDRTIEATKKNVTSGQF, encoded by the coding sequence ATGAACATATCCAAAAGCGAAGAACTTTTTTCAAGAGCGCAGCAAAGCCTTCCCGGTGGTGTTAATTCACCCGTTCGTGCGTTTAAAAGTGTCGGGGGCAATCCCATCTTTTTGCAAAAAGCAAAAGGCGCTTACCTCTACGACGTGGACGGCAACCAATACATTGATTACATCAACTCCTGGGGCCCAATGATCATGGGCCATGCCTTTGAACCGGTGGTGGAAGCCATTCAAAAAAAGGCGATGGATTCCACTTCGTTTGGTGCGCCAACGGAACTGGAAATTGAAACGGCGGAGCTCATAAAAAGCATGGTGCCCAACGTTGATCTCATTCGTATGGTGAGCAGCGGCACGGAAGCTTGCATGAGTGCGTTGCGATTGGCAAGAGGTTATACAGGAAGGAACAAATTCATCAAATTCGAAGGTTGTTACCACGGTCATGCCGATAGCTTTTTGGTGAAGGCTGGAAGCGGTGTGGCTACGTTCAATATTCAAACCGTGCCCGGTGTTACGGCTGGTGTGTCGGCTGATACGCTAACCGCACCGTACAACGATTTGGAAGCGGTGAAAAAATTAGTGGCGGAGAACAAAGATGAAATTGCGGCTATCATCATTGAACCCGTGGCCGGCAATATGGGATGCATTCTTCCGCAAGAAGGTTTTTTAGAAGGCCTGAGAAAACTTTGCGATTTGGAAGGCATTGTTTTCATTTTTGATGAAGTAATGACCGGCTTTCGTCTGGCGCAAGGTGGTGCGCAAGAACGGCTAAAGATTGATGCCGATTTGGTGACCTATGGAAAAGTGATTGGCGCGGGAATGCCCGTTGGTGCCTTTGGTGGCAAATTCGAAATTATGAAGCACATTGCGCCGCTTGGCAACGTTTACCAGGCTGGAACCTTAAGCGGAAATCCTCTTGCGATGATTGCCGGTTATACTTTGCTTTCGCATCTGAAAAGCAATCCTTTCATTTATGCAGAATTGGAACAGAAAGGTGAATACTTAAAAAATGGATTGCAAAAAGTTTTGGAAGAGAGCGGGCAACCTTTCGTTATCAACCACATGGGCAGCATGATTTCGGTTCATTTCAGCGACAAGCCCGTGGTTGATTTTGCTACGGCAGCGTCGGCCAACAATACTTTCTTCAACAAATATTTTCATGGGATGTTGGACAGGGGAATTTATTTGCCGCCGTCGGCTTATGAAAGCTGGTTTTTGAGCCATGCGTTGAGCAAAGAGGATTTGGATAGAACGATTGAGGCGACAAAAAAAAATGTTACGTCCGGTCAATTTTAG
- a CDS encoding TylF/MycF/NovP-related O-methyltransferase, with product MIPLGIYVRNLEVVKKFGHLEGCVVECGTWRGGMIGGMATLLGPHREYFLFDSFEGLPDAEEIDGDDAKGWQERTDSSAYFDNCRAEMKYAQEAMQLARAKRVHIVKGWFNETLPQFDKSKKIAILRLDGDWYASTMTCLENLYDCVVEGGVIILDDYYMWTGCSKAVHDFLSRNSLNSRVWQWDNNVCYIIKRTTS from the coding sequence ATGATTCCTTTAGGAATTTATGTCCGTAATTTGGAGGTTGTGAAAAAGTTCGGTCATTTGGAAGGCTGTGTGGTTGAATGCGGCACTTGGCGGGGAGGGATGATCGGCGGTATGGCAACGTTGCTTGGCCCACACAGAGAGTATTTTCTGTTCGACAGTTTCGAAGGTCTGCCGGATGCAGAGGAGATAGACGGGGATGATGCAAAAGGTTGGCAAGAGCGAACAGATTCTTCTGCCTATTTTGATAATTGCCGGGCAGAAATGAAATACGCACAGGAAGCCATGCAACTGGCACGGGCCAAACGGGTACACATTGTTAAAGGCTGGTTCAACGAAACACTTCCGCAGTTCGATAAATCCAAAAAGATAGCCATACTACGGCTTGATGGCGACTGGTATGCATCAACGATGACTTGCCTGGAAAACTTATACGATTGCGTTGTTGAAGGAGGCGTAATCATCCTTGACGATTATTACATGTGGACGGGTTGTTCCAAAGCGGTGCATGATTTCCTGAGCCGTAATTCTTTGAATTCAAGAGTATGGCAGTGGGACAATAACGTTTGTTATATTATTAAGCGTACAACTTCCTGA
- the hemW gene encoding radical SAM family heme chaperone HemW — translation MAGIYLHIPFCKQACTYCNFHFATSLRYKDDLIAAMRKEIVAEKEYLKGESVNTIYFGGGTPSLLPIADCRLLIADLLENYPVAADAEITLEANPDDISTGKLKAWKTLGINRLSIGVQSFFEEELRWMNRAHNAQQAIGNLQLARSEFDNITMDLIYGSPLLTDGMWMQNVQRAVGLNIPHLSCYALTVEEKTPLHKNISLHKTVDVDSDKQARQFLLLMQWLRTAGYEHYEVSNFAKPGFRSRHNSSYWKGTPYLGIGPSAHSFNGMERRWNVANNSAYIKGTSEGIPQRETEVLSSTQQLNETLMISLRTMEGIDLNKIQTTWGENERKRIENDLKRYVSNGLVKINNAHAQLTDEGMLRADGIASDLFV, via the coding sequence TTGGCCGGAATTTATTTGCACATACCGTTTTGCAAACAAGCCTGTACTTATTGCAATTTTCATTTTGCCACGTCGCTGCGCTACAAAGATGATTTGATTGCCGCGATGCGGAAAGAGATCGTCGCTGAAAAAGAATATTTGAAAGGTGAATCTGTCAACACAATTTATTTTGGCGGCGGCACACCGAGTTTATTGCCGATTGCTGATTGCCGATTGCTGATTGCCGATTTGTTAGAAAACTATCCCGTTGCAGCAGACGCGGAAATTACATTGGAAGCAAACCCCGATGATATCTCAACAGGAAAATTAAAAGCCTGGAAAACCCTTGGCATCAATCGCCTCAGCATTGGCGTGCAAAGCTTTTTTGAAGAAGAATTGCGGTGGATGAACCGGGCGCACAATGCACAACAGGCAATCGGCAATTTGCAATTAGCAAGGAGCGAATTTGACAACATTACAATGGATCTGATTTACGGTTCGCCTTTGCTCACCGATGGAATGTGGATGCAGAACGTACAAAGAGCCGTTGGTTTAAACATTCCGCACCTCTCCTGCTATGCCTTAACAGTGGAAGAAAAAACACCGCTGCACAAAAACATATCACTTCACAAAACGGTTGACGTTGACAGCGATAAACAGGCAAGGCAATTTCTTTTGTTGATGCAATGGCTTCGTACCGCCGGCTACGAACATTACGAGGTTTCCAACTTTGCCAAACCGGGTTTTCGCAGCCGGCACAATTCATCGTACTGGAAAGGCACGCCGTATTTGGGCATCGGGCCTTCGGCACATTCGTTTAACGGCATGGAAAGAAGATGGAACGTGGCGAACAACAGTGCTTACATCAAAGGCACAAGCGAAGGCATTCCGCAACGTGAAACCGAAGTGTTGTCAAGTACGCAACAATTGAATGAGACCCTCATGATTTCGTTGCGAACGATGGAAGGAATTGATTTGAATAAAATTCAGACAACCTGGGGTGAAAATGAAAGAAAGCGCATTGAAAACGATTTAAAAAGATACGTAAGCAACGGCTTGGTAAAGATCAATAACGCTCATGCGCAACTAACCGATGAAGGAATGTTGCGAGCCGATGGCATTGCAAGTGATTTGTTTGTCTGA
- a CDS encoding BamA/TamA family outer membrane protein, protein MAKVKYRSIVFLFLTVLCVRVAGQGYAVTYIADDSAQLARQNLARQFANRFDANTYVAGLLPLLRARGFVTASLDSVRLDSSAATVVLFFGEQYKWGLIRTAKADAPLLEAVRFPTMKGLMDFSVLGGWQKRILDYLEETGRPFGKTYLDSLEMANGEVSALLRIDEGPLYKIDSLQVFGDAKVNADFLYKYLDLPPGTLYDRRKLLAVNKKLSELSYVEEENPAQLSMLPTGAVLNLYLKAKRSSQVNALVGFLPNSEQATGQRKFQLTVDANVLLKNALGNGETIGLLWQQLQKGSPRLNLLYEQPYIFKSPFGATFSLDMYKRDSFFLNLNMNLGVNYRLGEKQTASVFLQRRQSIVNGIDAAAIVQTKQLPLEADVSSFNLGIGYDFNNTDYRYNPRKGSQLLVNASAGTKNIKKNNLILELQDPSDPSFKFESLYDTVKLKAYQFRITAAGAQYVQLGKQTTLKLGGNFGVYQSANVFRNELFMIGGNRLLRGFDEESQFVSQYGVGTVEFRLLTGLNSNFFAFADGGWGKYPLEKIRSHTYISTGVGLSFQPKAGLINVTWAVGKRDDSNLNLRQSKIHIGFVSFF, encoded by the coding sequence ATGGCTAAGGTAAAGTACCGCAGTATTGTGTTTTTGTTTTTAACAGTCTTGTGCGTAAGGGTTGCGGGGCAAGGCTATGCCGTTACTTATATCGCCGATGATTCGGCGCAGCTTGCAAGACAAAATCTTGCAAGGCAGTTTGCCAACCGCTTTGACGCCAACACTTATGTGGCCGGCCTTCTCCCGCTGCTTCGGGCCCGGGGCTTTGTTACCGCATCGCTCGACAGTGTGCGGCTTGATTCTTCCGCCGCAACGGTAGTTCTTTTCTTTGGCGAGCAATACAAATGGGGACTAATTCGCACAGCGAAAGCCGATGCGCCGCTGCTGGAGGCAGTGCGCTTCCCAACGATGAAAGGCCTGATGGATTTTAGCGTGTTGGGCGGCTGGCAAAAACGCATTTTGGATTACCTGGAAGAAACCGGCCGCCCGTTTGGTAAAACTTATTTGGACAGCCTTGAAATGGCCAACGGCGAAGTATCGGCCCTGCTGCGCATTGACGAAGGGCCGCTTTATAAAATTGACAGCCTGCAGGTTTTTGGCGACGCAAAAGTGAACGCAGATTTTTTGTACAAGTATCTTGACCTGCCGCCCGGCACACTTTACGACAGGCGAAAGCTGCTGGCCGTAAACAAAAAACTTTCGGAGCTTTCGTATGTGGAAGAAGAAAACCCCGCGCAGCTTTCAATGTTGCCAACAGGCGCGGTGCTCAACCTTTACTTAAAAGCAAAACGCAGCAGTCAGGTTAATGCGCTGGTAGGTTTTTTACCCAACAGTGAACAGGCAACCGGCCAGCGGAAATTTCAATTAACCGTTGATGCCAACGTATTGTTGAAAAACGCCTTGGGCAATGGTGAAACCATCGGTCTTTTGTGGCAGCAATTGCAGAAAGGTTCGCCGCGGCTTAACCTTTTGTACGAGCAGCCTTACATTTTTAAATCACCCTTCGGCGCCACGTTTTCGCTGGACATGTACAAACGCGATTCTTTCTTTCTGAACCTGAACATGAACCTCGGCGTTAACTACCGGCTAGGCGAGAAGCAAACGGCTTCGGTTTTTTTGCAACGGCGGCAATCCATCGTGAATGGCATCGATGCAGCAGCCATCGTTCAAACCAAACAATTGCCACTTGAAGCCGACGTCAGTTCGTTTAACCTGGGCATTGGTTACGATTTCAACAACACCGATTACCGTTACAACCCGCGAAAGGGCAGCCAGCTTTTGGTGAACGCTTCGGCCGGCACGAAAAATATTAAAAAGAACAACCTCATTCTTGAATTGCAAGACCCGTCCGATCCTTCGTTCAAATTTGAAAGCCTGTACGACACGGTTAAGCTGAAGGCTTATCAATTTCGAATAACAGCGGCCGGGGCACAATACGTTCAACTGGGCAAACAAACCACCTTGAAACTGGGCGGGAACTTCGGCGTTTACCAAAGCGCCAACGTGTTTCGAAACGAATTGTTCATGATTGGCGGAAACCGCCTGCTGCGCGGTTTTGATGAAGAAAGCCAGTTTGTGTCGCAATACGGCGTGGGTACGGTGGAGTTCCGGCTGCTGACGGGTTTAAACTCCAATTTTTTTGCCTTTGCCGATGGCGGGTGGGGGAAGTATCCGCTGGAAAAAATTCGGTCGCATACATACATTAGCACCGGCGTGGGGCTTTCTTTTCAGCCAAAGGCAGGCTTGATCAACGTTACCTGGGCTGTGGGCAAGCGTGACGACAGCAATCTTAATCTTCGGCAGTCAAAAATTCACATTGGTTTTGTGTCTTTCTTTTGA
- a CDS encoding DUF4271 domain-containing protein → MKDSLLHNSFLRTSDSLRLDSVRLASLQADSLSKVLPPVRDTIRPALQHALNSDSFLLRKRLFFTFTDPVRYTVSERKWEGKDTVFYAVVALLLLFALIKNAFPRYLPDLYSAYFRTTVRQKQIKEQLVQNPLPSLFFNLFFVLSAAVFVSQLIQQFGYNDRLPFFELVLYSAGGIAAVYAAKFLLLKFFGWVFQLSEATDAYLFVVFSTNKILGIFLLPFTVLLAFTYGGANASIVTLSVVLVLALFIYRYFLAFISINHLVRINLFHFLLYLAAFEVLPLLLINKLLFTILREIA, encoded by the coding sequence ATGAAAGATTCGCTGCTCCACAATAGTTTTTTGCGGACAAGCGATTCTCTTCGACTCGATTCGGTTCGGCTGGCCTCGTTGCAGGCTGATTCTCTTTCTAAAGTTCTGCCGCCTGTCCGCGATACAATAAGGCCTGCCCTGCAACACGCTTTGAACTCCGATTCTTTCCTTCTGCGCAAGCGGCTTTTCTTCACCTTTACCGACCCGGTACGCTATACGGTATCGGAAAGGAAGTGGGAAGGGAAGGACACCGTCTTTTATGCCGTGGTGGCCTTGCTGCTTCTGTTTGCGTTGATAAAGAACGCCTTTCCCCGTTACCTTCCGGATTTGTACAGTGCTTATTTCAGAACTACCGTGCGACAAAAGCAAATCAAAGAGCAACTGGTACAAAATCCTCTGCCTTCTCTGTTCTTCAACTTGTTTTTTGTGCTCAGCGCCGCGGTTTTTGTTAGCCAGCTGATTCAGCAGTTTGGTTACAACGACCGATTGCCTTTTTTTGAATTGGTGCTGTACAGCGCCGGTGGTATTGCCGCTGTTTATGCCGCCAAATTTTTATTGCTGAAATTTTTTGGATGGGTGTTTCAACTCTCCGAGGCTACTGATGCTTATCTCTTCGTGGTCTTTTCCACAAATAAAATTCTGGGCATTTTCCTGCTGCCGTTTACCGTATTGCTTGCGTTTACTTACGGTGGAGCGAACGCTTCGATTGTTACACTGAGCGTTGTACTTGTTTTAGCTTTGTTTATCTATCGGTATTTTCTTGCCTTTATTTCAATAAATCACTTGGTGCGGATAAACCTTTTCCACTTCCTGCTTTACCTGGCGGCTTTTGAAGTTCTCCCGCTGTTGCTGATTAACAAACTGTTGTTCACCATTCTACGAGAAATAGCTTAA
- a CDS encoding uroporphyrinogen-III synthase — protein sequence MVKHTGVKTTTKATQKKKVLITQPRPESDKSPYFELERKYDVELDFHPFIRLEPIPAKDFRRQKIDIATHSGVILTSRNAIDHFFRVCEEMKVAVSQDTKYFCITEAVALYLQKFILYRKRKVFYGADGSNKSLFDVINKHKSNEKFLYVCSENQQDSEITGWLKANSCDFSLAFMYRTASNDVKEILIKNDYDVICFFTPSGVRSLFDNLPQFKQNGTVIGAFGGNTSKAVEEAGLQLEIKAPQPQAPSMVAALEKYLSAQATKK from the coding sequence ATGGTAAAACACACAGGGGTTAAGACCACAACAAAGGCCACACAAAAGAAGAAAGTACTCATTACGCAGCCCAGACCTGAAAGCGACAAGTCGCCCTATTTTGAGTTGGAGCGCAAGTACGATGTGGAGCTTGACTTTCACCCTTTTATCCGGCTCGAACCTATTCCTGCAAAAGATTTTCGCCGGCAAAAGATTGACATCGCCACTCACTCAGGGGTTATCTTAACCAGCCGCAATGCCATTGACCATTTCTTTCGCGTGTGCGAAGAAATGAAAGTAGCCGTGTCGCAGGACACAAAGTATTTCTGCATTACCGAAGCGGTGGCGCTTTACCTTCAAAAATTCATTCTCTACCGCAAACGCAAGGTTTTTTACGGGGCCGACGGCAGCAACAAAAGCTTGTTCGACGTTATTAATAAACACAAAAGCAACGAAAAGTTTCTTTATGTGTGCTCTGAAAACCAGCAGGACAGTGAAATCACTGGTTGGCTTAAAGCAAACAGTTGCGATTTTTCGCTTGCCTTTATGTACCGTACAGCCAGCAACGACGTAAAAGAAATTCTGATCAAAAACGATTACGATGTCATTTGCTTTTTTACGCCCAGCGGTGTACGAAGCCTTTTTGATAACCTTCCGCAGTTTAAGCAAAACGGAACCGTGATTGGCGCTTTTGGCGGTAACACGTCAAAGGCAGTGGAAGAAGCGGGACTTCAACTCGAAATTAAAGCGCCGCAGCCGCAAGCTCCATCAATGGTAGCTGCGCTGGAAAAGTATCTTTCGGCACAAGCAACAAAAAAGTAA
- a CDS encoding thioredoxin domain-containing protein gives MANRLAKENSPYLLQHAHNPVDWYPWGEEAFDRAKAENKPVLVSIGYAACHWCHVMERESFEKEEVAAVMNENFVNIKVDREERPDVDHLYMDAVQAIAGNGGWPLNVFLTPEGKPFYGGTYFPPKRAYNRASWTEVLLAVSQSFRERRDEINQQAENLTNHLASSNSFGLSVSETTFNAKQIDEAFANIMKNADKEWGGFGRAPKFPQTFIINFLLAYGHLSQNHDALNQALLSLDKMMQGGIYDHVGGGFARYSTDTEWLVPHFEKMLYDNALLVSSYADAYALTKNEAYRQVIDETLAFVERELMHKEGGFYSALDADSEGEEGKFYVWDDEEVKTVLGNEAGIFCDYFDIKPGGNWEGKSVPWVKVPMVEFAKNYGLKVELLVQLISDGKQKLLQERSKRIRPLLDDKILLNWNALMNLAYSKAFAVTGNEHYLTVAEQNMRFLLSAFGDFNDLHHSWKDGQAKHPPFLDDYSFLIAALIELAQVSANFSYLDKAAQLTEVVLKKYAGADSPLFFYTAEDQRDILLRKKEVYDGATPSGNSVMAYNLYRLSILLDKPDWRQLAEKAVMAMTDVTTKYPTSFGMWLALLYESIKGTSEIAVVGVNFASLSLQIQKTFIPHKLLMAAPNADPYYPLLTGREVGGKTLIFLCKNYACLQPTITLNEALALLSTK, from the coding sequence ATGGCTAACCGTTTAGCAAAAGAAAACAGCCCTTATCTGTTACAGCATGCGCACAACCCGGTTGACTGGTATCCTTGGGGTGAGGAAGCCTTTGACAGGGCCAAAGCGGAAAACAAACCGGTGTTGGTAAGTATTGGTTATGCGGCCTGTCATTGGTGCCACGTAATGGAAAGAGAAAGCTTTGAAAAAGAAGAGGTGGCTGCTGTCATGAACGAAAACTTCGTGAATATTAAGGTGGATAGGGAGGAGCGTCCCGACGTTGATCACCTCTACATGGATGCCGTGCAAGCCATTGCCGGCAACGGCGGCTGGCCTCTAAACGTGTTTCTGACACCGGAGGGAAAGCCGTTTTACGGCGGCACTTATTTTCCGCCCAAGCGGGCATACAACCGGGCTTCCTGGACCGAGGTTTTGCTTGCGGTTTCGCAGTCGTTCAGGGAACGGCGCGACGAAATTAACCAGCAGGCAGAGAATCTCACAAATCACTTGGCATCTTCCAATTCTTTTGGGTTGTCGGTGTCCGAAACAACATTTAATGCGAAGCAAATTGACGAAGCCTTCGCCAACATCATGAAAAATGCCGACAAGGAGTGGGGCGGTTTTGGCCGGGCGCCCAAGTTTCCCCAAACATTCATCATCAATTTCTTATTGGCTTATGGACATCTCTCGCAAAATCATGACGCGTTAAACCAAGCACTTTTGAGCCTCGACAAAATGATGCAGGGTGGGATTTATGATCACGTTGGCGGCGGCTTCGCCCGCTATTCTACTGACACAGAATGGCTGGTACCGCACTTTGAAAAAATGCTTTACGACAACGCCCTGCTGGTATCTTCTTATGCTGATGCTTATGCGCTGACTAAAAACGAGGCTTACCGGCAGGTTATTGACGAAACGCTAGCCTTTGTTGAAAGAGAATTGATGCACAAAGAGGGCGGTTTTTATAGCGCCTTGGACGCCGACAGCGAAGGCGAAGAGGGGAAATTTTATGTTTGGGATGACGAAGAGGTGAAAACCGTTTTGGGAAATGAAGCAGGAATTTTTTGTGATTATTTCGACATCAAGCCCGGTGGGAACTGGGAAGGGAAGAGTGTTCCTTGGGTCAAAGTTCCAATGGTGGAATTTGCGAAGAATTACGGATTGAAGGTGGAACTGCTTGTGCAACTCATCTCCGATGGAAAACAAAAACTGCTGCAGGAACGGAGCAAACGCATACGGCCTCTTTTAGACGACAAAATCCTTTTGAACTGGAATGCCCTGATGAACCTTGCTTACAGCAAAGCCTTTGCGGTCACCGGAAATGAACACTACTTGACTGTAGCAGAACAAAACATGCGCTTCCTGCTTTCCGCCTTTGGCGATTTCAACGACCTGCATCACAGTTGGAAAGATGGTCAGGCCAAGCACCCACCTTTTTTGGATGACTATTCTTTTTTAATTGCCGCACTAATTGAACTGGCGCAGGTATCGGCCAATTTTTCTTACCTGGATAAAGCCGCGCAATTAACCGAAGTTGTTTTAAAAAAATACGCTGGTGCAGACAGTCCTCTTTTCTTTTACACGGCCGAAGACCAGCGAGACATTCTTCTTCGGAAAAAGGAGGTATACGACGGTGCCACACCTTCAGGCAATTCGGTAATGGCGTACAACCTTTACCGGCTCTCAATTCTTTTGGACAAGCCGGATTGGCGGCAACTTGCCGAAAAAGCGGTCATGGCAATGACAGACGTAACAACCAAATATCCCACATCGTTTGGCATGTGGCTTGCCCTGCTCTATGAATCAATTAAGGGCACTTCAGAGATTGCTGTGGTCGGCGTAAATTTTGCCAGCCTGTCGTTGCAAATTCAAAAAACTTTCATTCCACATAAACTTCTCATGGCAGCTCCAAACGCTGACCCTTATTACCCCCTTTTAACGGGCCGGGAAGTGGGCGGGAAAACCCTCATTTTTTTATGTAAGAATTACGCATGTCTGCAACCAACAATTACCCTCAATGAAGCACTGGCGCTCCTTTCGACCAAATAA
- the porK gene encoding T9SS ring complex lipoprotein PorK/GldK: MTLKNHYYVLIALSALSLASCGIGKKDKGSMLPNDGQVHGIAPGNRYVLPKPPGMVYIPQGTFHMGPSDEDPAYAFSARNRSVSISGFWMDATEVTNNQYRQFIYWVRDSVAAKKLGAPYVKDNPDGSQTVDFAKMRTVKWNDPKIVEQLNDLIIPEPDRIRGKKELDPSKIVYQVERFDLKAAADRGNAGKPRSQFLERYPVSVYPDTLVWMRDFSYSYNEPMTKRYFSHPAFGNYPVVGVNWKMAEAFCNWRTLYLNNFLESKGRVQESDFRLPTEAQWEYAARGGRSQSMFPWGNYYLRNKKGCLLANFKPGRGNYPEDGGFYTVRADAYWPNDFGLYCMAGNVAEWTSSIYYEGSYTFQHDMNPDVRFNAKESDPPKMKRKVIRGGSWKDVGYYLQTGTRTYEYQDSTKSYIGFRTVIDLPAQTGRHK, translated from the coding sequence ATGACGTTGAAAAACCACTACTACGTGCTTATTGCTCTTTCGGCCCTATCGCTGGCGAGCTGCGGCATCGGTAAAAAAGACAAAGGCAGCATGTTGCCAAACGACGGCCAAGTACACGGCATCGCACCCGGCAACCGTTACGTTCTCCCCAAACCTCCGGGCATGGTTTACATTCCACAAGGCACCTTTCACATGGGACCAAGTGATGAAGATCCCGCCTATGCCTTTAGTGCCCGTAACCGTTCTGTTTCCATCAGTGGATTTTGGATGGATGCTACCGAAGTTACCAACAACCAATACCGCCAATTCATTTACTGGGTTCGCGACTCCGTAGCCGCAAAGAAGCTCGGAGCACCTTATGTAAAGGATAATCCGGATGGCAGCCAAACGGTTGATTTCGCCAAAATGCGCACCGTAAAATGGAACGATCCAAAAATAGTGGAACAGTTGAATGACCTGATCATTCCTGAGCCTGATCGCATTCGTGGTAAAAAAGAGCTGGATCCCTCCAAAATCGTTTATCAGGTTGAGCGCTTTGATTTGAAGGCCGCGGCCGATCGCGGAAACGCCGGCAAGCCCCGTTCGCAATTCCTTGAGCGTTATCCCGTGTCTGTTTATCCGGATACCTTGGTTTGGATGCGCGACTTTTCCTATTCTTACAATGAGCCTATGACTAAGCGCTATTTTTCTCACCCTGCTTTTGGAAACTATCCGGTAGTAGGCGTGAACTGGAAGATGGCCGAGGCTTTTTGTAACTGGCGCACACTTTACCTGAACAACTTCCTTGAATCAAAAGGCCGCGTACAGGAATCCGATTTCCGTCTGCCAACCGAAGCACAATGGGAGTACGCAGCTCGTGGTGGTCGTTCGCAATCCATGTTTCCCTGGGGAAACTATTACCTGAGAAACAAAAAAGGCTGTCTGCTTGCGAACTTTAAGCCCGGCCGTGGTAACTATCCCGAAGACGGTGGATTCTATACCGTTCGTGCAGATGCATACTGGCCCAACGATTTTGGCCTTTACTGCATGGCGGGCAACGTAGCCGAGTGGACTTCTTCAATTTATTATGAAGGTTCGTATACGTTCCAACACGACATGAACCCCGATGTTCGCTTTAACGCAAAAGAATCTGATCCTCCCAAGATGAAGCGCAAGGTAATTCGCGGCGGAAGCTGGAAAGATGTGGGTTATTACCTGCAAACCGGCACCCGTACATACGAATACCAGGATTCTACAAAGTCTTACATTGGTTTCCGTACGGTGATTGATTTGCCTGCACAAACCGGCCGTCATAAATAA